gggtgagatacctacgGCTCCCCGTCATGATGTAGAtgcagaaggtggtggcggggtgggtgagatacctagtcCTCCCCTTCATgacggagatggagaaggtgacagggtggatgaaatacctagggctgaaggtagtatacttatttcttatttgttaacttaattgtttttcaaataatatatcatgACAACACTTAGCCTTCCCTTCCCGAATGActaacaacaaatttgattgtttcttttagggATGGAGGACATACCTAATGCTGCACGCCAAGATGGAGATGTACAAGGTCAAGGTGGAGAAGGTGGAAATTCTCAATCAAGACATTTCAAAAGCCCACGAGTTAAAACTAAGGCTGCCCGTTCTATTACGCCATCCAAGAAACCAAGCGGGAAACCGACCACCAGCCGAGGAGGTACATACAAACTGAAATTGAGTTggattcttattttatttatttttttagaaataatattcaccaGCAACTAACTTTATGTTGTCATGATTATTTATGGTTTTTAATTagttgattcttttgtttttgatttttgattttaatttttgtatatattttttcagtacgcagaagaagaaggagacgGGTTGCTCAACCGGTTTTGCCGGACGAGGAAGACAATCCGAATGTTGGTGCAGACACCGTGCCCGAAActggtacaaaaaaaaaggacgtggtggtaggccacggaagaagaaagtggaagaggatattgatgaagttATCAAGGAGTTGTTGACTGACTTCGAAGCAACTGATGGCGAGGATGAGGACCTTTTCTATGATGCTGCTGAGGTCAATAAAGAGAAGGATGGGACGTCCAAATGGTGGGAAAAAGTTGACATTAACATAGGTGAGAAAGGAGCCGATTTGGGGGATgaggaatctgatgatgaaagtgatggtcttgcaagtttgcaagaaaGTGACGCTGgcgaggttggaaaaaaaaggaagcggtaTAGACAGTTCAATCTGAAGCATGACTTGAAGATTCCAGTGACGTTTGAGCTTGGGGATCAATTTGCAGATTCAGGTTCATTCAAGAAGGCACTGAAGACGCATGCTGTGCAGAAAGGGTTTGATTACAACTACAAGCACAATGACACGAGTAGGGTGAGTGCAGTCTGTAAATTAGGGCATTGCTCATGGAGGATTCATGCCTCTACTGATGCTACCAggacttgttttcaaattaagacgtactacccggttcatatttgtggtaatcaATACGAAAACTCCAGATGCGATGTTGAGTATCTTGTTCGTACTTATAAGAGGGACTTCAAGGATGACCCCACGTGGACACCATATGCATTGAAACAGAGGGTGAAGAGAGACCTTAACGTCGATGTTCCTATTGATCGTTGCTATAGAGCGAAGAAGGAGGCATTACATCAAATTTTTGGTAGGCACTCTAAGCAATATCGCCTCACACGGCGATATGCAATGGCAATACTCAGCACCAaccctggtagtagtgcttTTGTACACAGAGATGGAGCATTCTTTCAGAGGatgtatatttgtcttgatgCATGCAAGAAGGGGTTCATACATGGGTGTCGgcccataatttgtttagatgcttgtcatctGAAGGGGGACTATGGGGGGCAATTGTTGTGTGCCATAGGCAAGGATGGCAACGACGATATGTTCCCCATTGCAATTGCTGTGGCCGAGGCAGAGACAAGAGATTCATGGCAGTGGTTTATTGCCATTTTATTTGAGGACTTATGCGGGCCAGATGGCGGACTTGGTTGGACTATAATGTCTGACAGACAGAAGGTATTTggtgtaaaatactatttatgttcttattgtattattttattcctttatgttattacatataatttaacataaatttatgtgtgtAGGGGCTTGGAATTGCGGTTGAGGCTGTGTTGCCACACGCTGAGCATCGCTTTTGTGTTCGGCACCTACATGCGAACCTCAAAGCGAAAGGCTACACAGGGAAAGCTATGAAGGATGAGTTGTGGGGGGCTGCACGTGCCTCCAATGTTTATGCGTTTGACCATCACATGCGGAATATAATGTCAATGGAGAAAGGTGCACACGATTACCTTAGTGGTGTACCTAAAGCATCATGGTCCAGACATGCTTTCAACTGCcaaaccaaaagtgatatgttatTAAACAACTTGGCTGAGAGCTTTAACGCGTGGATTAAGGAAGCTAGGATTAAGCCTATACTGACTatgcttgaagaaattcgtCTGCAAATAATGGCACGCTTCCAGCAGAAAAGGAATGGAATCCGGTCGACGCACTACACAATATGCCCAAAGATccagaaaaaattggagaggtcAAAAAGCGATGCAAGGAATTGTATTAGTCGGTGGCAGAATGAGTTGGAGTTTGAGATCGAGCACATATACGAGCCACGGCGTTTAGTCCGGTTAGATCATCTCACATGCACATGTGGAAGATGGCAGGTGAGTGGGATCCCTTGCTCACATGCTTGTgctgcaatttacatgcataaacaaaaaccagaggattatttggatgattattaCAAGATGGACAAGTATATGCAAGGATATGCAGCTCGAGTGTATGGCATGGAAGGTCCACAGACATGGCCAGCTGATGATCCATGCGATGAAATCCAGCCACCTATCATTAGAAGGGCTCCTGGTCGACCAAAGATTAGTAGGCGAAAAGCTGTAGATGAGCCGACTAACCCCTACAAGCTAACCCGTAGTGGATATATCGTTAAATGTGGAAATTGTGGGGGTTTAGGGCATAATTATAAAGGTTGTCATTTACCTTTGAACCCGGATCGGAAGAGGTGGAAACCAAAGAAATATAAGCCGAAAAAAGATGCTGCTCAAGCACAAGTAAAACAATTCCAAcatttgttaacttaattattattgtacaagtaatataataattattaaattttgtagGTAGATCTTGTTGGATTGTCTCTCTGATTCTGATTGGGTGTTGGAAATTTTGTGTagatttttgtaagtttttggTTTGGCAATGGAACTGATTTAGTTGTTGTTTTGGCCAAATTTAGTGGAATGTTCTCATGCTGAAATTTATGGACATTGTTTTGATGTTCTGATTTGTGTTTAACAGATTATGGTTTAGTTTTGGGTTGGTTtccgatttttgttttatggcTAAAATGAAGTTTTAGTTCTTGGTCCATACCGATTGGGGAGAGTTGAACACAAATTTGTGGGTTGATTTCTTGGATATTTGTAGACATTGGCTGAAACTGAAAAAGCTAAAGTAACGGATTTCTGGGGTTATTTCTGGTGGAGTTTTCGATGGAAAATGGGTGTTTTGATTGAATTGTTTGGTGGTTTGAGGATGTTTCCCTTGATTAAGGCATGATATCTCTTATTGTTTTGTGAGTGATGAAGTGTTGTTACTTGATTGGATAAATTATTACAAGTTGGATTGTGAAGATGAAAAATAATTCTTGTTATTGGTTGTTGAAGGGTGTATCTTAAGAATGCTTGGTTATATTGGTTTGTTGTGGTACATAGATGAAGCTATGGAAGCTACATGTGGAATAGAAATTACTTGAAATAAAGGGTTGTTTTGGCTATtagaattagaaaatatttttgagttttttaaacatgCTCATTGGGTTACTAAGGTTGCTGTATTTTGAGTTACTTACATGGGTATATTCTAGACAGCTTTACTGTTGAGTTAAACTTGATGCTTATGTTGTAGGAAATAGATGTTGACTTATTTACTTGATGTCCATCTATAAGCGAGAATCATGATATCTGAATGTTCTATCAAGTTTACATATGGTGAATAAGCatttgtctcattttttttttttttgttttaacacaTTTTTTGGATCCGaacatgaaccacaggcagaGGCAGAAGTCCCCGGGTCATCACAGCAAAGTGTACGTACACGGCGGGCTACTCAGgcacaggtaaaattcaagttttttttgtggttaagaaaactcttatttcacGATGATTCCCCCGCgccctccccctttttttttaacgcattttttggatcccaacatgaatcATAGGCAGCGGCAGAAGCCCACGAGTCATCACAGCCAACTGtgcgtacacgtagggctactcagtcacaggtaaaattcaagtttttaaactcttattttttttttttttattaacaaaactgTTATTTCCCGATGACTCCATAGCTGCCCACTAATATCTGAATGTTTGcaattggtgatttaatttagtaaattagtctgcagtttttttttgtacttaaaaaactcatatacttgtgcttaatttgtaatattcacACTGATTTccggtttttcttcttttttcttctttttttttttttttttttggtatctgcaaataattattatttttgttaacgcatcctttggatcccaacatgaaccacaggcagaAGCAACAGCGGAATCATCACATCGTGgtagtacacgtagggctacacgTGTACTAAGAAGCCGTGGAAGTAGTGCCACGCAATGATCACAAGCTGAAACTTATCAGATCTCTTCATAGTGCCTTTTTCCCGCATACCCATTTTATAATCAAGTGATATGTcgggtttttttggttttatgtttgtaatataaaaacatttggGGTATTCATTTTGGGACTTTATGTGCTTGTTAGCTTCAATGTTGTTCATTAAGCATTAAACATGTACTGTTAGTTAttgaattacatttttaaatttcgtCATGACAATTACCAATTCCAGATTGTATTAGTGGAcggataaaattaattatgcctGCAAATTATATTGTAGGGTTCAATATTTCAGACTTAAGAGcaacatacaaataatcataaattgccgcatacaaataaaactaatgcatggaaatagttgttccataaaagtaatcagccgacctgataattacgaacaacctgataattacgaacaagcaGGATTTTTACGTAATTGTTACATAGAAGACATAACCATATATCCACGTGGACAACATAGGTAAGTAAACAATATCcttgacaacaacaaaacaGATAGTCCATTTCACTGATAATAATCTAATTGCCTCATTCCCATGcctcaatgccccatcaaccttagacaaatcaacagtacacaaatcaccaacaaaaaaaccaacaaatatgtTTGGATCTTTAGTTTGCCCCTAAGTAATGACACTTCACATTTCAGGGAATGAACTTGTTTATACAGCGCAGGTAGGACCTCCCTTCCGCGAGCACAGGTTTCTTTGTCATACCATTGGAAAAAAGGACATTGGCCAGCTTTctgtaattacacaaaaaaaaatctgataattacgaacaagcacaaagtaataactatttcgtaaaaccaaattatccaaattcaaatacctttttacggtcatacatagcacacccatagaatcgcctcccaggattttttatagtagtggatgttataattgggcTTGTAAGTCCGCACCTACACTGCACAGGTTCCATATCCTCTTTCACCGATGATGTCATAGATGCCGACGACATTGACTGCTCATTCTACGGTGAAACCcacaattattagaagtaatcacaattccctaatgggtttcactaattaaaattcacaaacctttttcatctttCCATCGTAGAATTCGCTTTCATTGTCTCCTATCCCgaaatctttcttcctcctgttcatcttataatatgaacctaacaatatataactgacatgtgagagaataatcaagctcataaaagaaaaataaaatcaagcttgccaaaagattattctcacttcaatttgtaatctaaacaatactgggAAAAATAatgtaccctaaaccctaaccgatagataatcacattgtttaaaatgtgattcccctacagaaatagtactgctcaatttgtaatctaaacaatactaagttgttagtgtAGTAGCTAGAGATGGTATATGAGCATAGAGGGCTCCctacaaacatgcaaatatgcagtgtaatcaagcatgcaataagaagaaattaGCCATAGCATCCAACCACATATATcatactgctcaattgtagaatgatgaaacttccctaaaaaaatttacaaagtcattaaaacccaaccaaccacaatctatcatatcccaacaataataccacttttttctccattgaaaaatatttttcttccaaatgttaatactaatatgattaaCATTTCTTTCAGTAATTGACCTTTCTTCTCATCAACTAAAAAAGGTGGCAACAATATTGGAGGACCTAAAAACAAAGACATGCATAGAAAAGTATGGCAAGTATGGCATGAactattaggtaaaaaaaaaaaaattcaaaaaatactgctcaattgtagaatgatgaaactggcgtaaact
This genomic interval from Corylus avellana chromosome ca3, CavTom2PMs-1.0 contains the following:
- the LOC132176448 gene encoding uncharacterized protein LOC132176448 (The sequence of the model RefSeq protein was modified relative to this genomic sequence to represent the inferred CDS: added 52 bases not found in genome assembly) codes for the protein MEAAPNSGVLSPETILVGSYYKMNRRKKDFGIGDNESEFYDGKMKKNEQSMSSASMTSSVKEDMEPVQCRCGLTSPIITSTTIKNPGRRFYGCAMYDRKKKAGQCPFFQWYDKETCARGREVLPALYKQVHSLKCEVSLLRGKLKIQTYLLVFLLVICVLLICLRLMGH